One Methanobacterium sp. genomic region harbors:
- a CDS encoding adenosylcobalamin-dependent ribonucleoside-diphosphate reductase, producing the protein MSFNALKVLQKRYLIKDEDGNIIETPEKMFKRVSKAVACADNLYNDTDTYKTEKEFYRAMSGLEFLPNSPTLMNAGTPINQLSACFVIYIEDSINGIFNALKHMALIHKSGGGVGFSFSKIRPKGDVVKSTKGVASGPTSFMKIFDVATEVIKQGGRRRGANMGILDIRHPDIIEFITSKEHEDVLTNFNISVAVDDEFMNATANNEEYDLINPRNRKHVKKLNAGKVFDTIVNTAWKCGDPGIIFIDEINRKNTIPNAGIIEASNPCAEQPLLNYESCNLGSINLVKMVKSGKIDFNKLKNVVETAVHFLDNVIDVNNFPISKVETETLKNRKIGLGIMGFAEMLIMLEIPYDSQDALDTAEEIMKFITCHARKASAELGRLRGSFPNFKGSIYDKKGFQAMRNATVTTIAPTGTISIIADTTSGIEPLFAVSFIRDVMEGEKLLEVNKLFESTAKKEGFYSKELMTEIAKKGSIQNIDEISESIKRVFQTAHEISPKWHVKMQAAFQKHVDNAVSKTVNLPNNASPEDVKEIMLMAYKLKCKGITVYRYGSKKQVLYLNSYQDNKKKYLNVDSEYSGGCPSSSCPL; encoded by the coding sequence ATTTCATTTAATGCACTTAAGGTGCTTCAAAAAAGATATTTAATTAAAGATGAAGATGGAAATATTATTGAAACTCCAGAAAAAATGTTTAAAAGAGTTTCAAAAGCAGTAGCATGTGCAGATAATTTATATAATGATACTGATACTTATAAAACAGAAAAAGAATTTTACCGTGCCATGTCCGGGCTTGAGTTTCTTCCAAATTCACCAACTTTGATGAATGCAGGTACTCCCATTAATCAGCTTTCTGCATGTTTTGTCATATACATAGAAGATTCTATAAATGGAATCTTCAATGCATTAAAACATATGGCACTCATCCATAAGTCAGGGGGTGGAGTTGGATTTTCATTTTCTAAGATAAGACCTAAAGGTGATGTTGTAAAATCAACAAAAGGAGTCGCATCTGGACCCACATCATTCATGAAAATTTTTGATGTCGCCACAGAAGTTATAAAACAGGGTGGAAGGAGAAGAGGGGCAAACATGGGAATACTAGATATCAGACATCCAGATATAATTGAATTTATTACATCAAAAGAACATGAAGATGTTCTAACTAATTTTAACATTTCTGTAGCTGTTGATGATGAATTCATGAATGCCACTGCAAATAATGAAGAATATGATCTTATAAATCCAAGAAATAGAAAACATGTTAAAAAGCTGAATGCAGGAAAAGTGTTTGACACCATAGTAAATACAGCATGGAAATGCGGAGATCCCGGAATTATATTTATCGATGAAATAAACAGGAAAAATACAATTCCTAATGCAGGTATAATAGAAGCTAGCAACCCCTGCGCCGAGCAGCCGCTTCTAAATTATGAATCATGTAATTTAGGCTCCATAAACCTGGTAAAAATGGTTAAATCTGGCAAAATTGATTTTAATAAGTTAAAAAATGTAGTTGAAACTGCTGTACACTTCTTAGATAATGTAATTGATGTAAATAACTTCCCAATTTCAAAAGTAGAAACAGAAACCCTTAAAAACAGGAAAATTGGTTTGGGAATCATGGGATTTGCAGAAATGCTTATAATGCTTGAAATTCCCTATGATTCACAGGATGCACTTGATACAGCTGAAGAAATAATGAAATTTATTACATGCCATGCAAGAAAGGCTTCAGCTGAACTGGGGAGATTAAGAGGTTCTTTTCCCAATTTTAAAGGGAGTATATATGATAAAAAAGGTTTTCAAGCTATGAGAAATGCAACAGTGACTACTATTGCACCTACAGGTACCATAAGCATAATTGCAGATACAACCAGCGGAATCGAACCGCTGTTTGCTGTTTCATTTATCCGTGATGTAATGGAAGGAGAAAAGCTGCTGGAGGTCAATAAACTCTTTGAAAGTACCGCAAAGAAAGAGGGATTTTACAGCAAGGAATTAATGACTGAAATTGCTAAAAAAGGATCCATACAGAATATAGATGAAATTAGCGAAAGTATTAAAAGAGTATTCCAAACCGCACATGAAATAAGCCCCAAGTGGCACGTTAAAATGCAGGCAGCATTTCAAAAACACGTGGATAATGCGGTTTCAAAAACCGTGAATTTACCGAATAATGCTTCTCCAGAAGACGTGAAAGAAATTATGTTAATGGCCTACAAACTTAAGTGCAAGGGAATTACAGTGTATCGATATGGAAGCAAAAAACAGGTTTTATATTTAAATTCATACCAAGATAACAAGAAGAAATATCTAAATGTTGATTCCGAATATTCAGGAGGATGCCCTTCCTCAAGCTGTCCACTTTAG
- the cyaB gene encoding class IV adenylate cyclase: MIEVEAKAHVSDFNSVLEKLKEIGAEKVMIEHQKDTYFNNPEYRDFEKSDEALRIRNTTINNEKSEIILTYKGPKLDDVSKTRKEIEVNVEDSKNAGLILENLGFKPAADVEKERTTYSFQEFSISLDKVHKVGSFVEIEKGMVEGEDFKEAIDKIFHIYKKLGIEDGFERRSYLELIGVYKD; encoded by the coding sequence ATGATAGAAGTTGAAGCTAAAGCTCATGTTAGCGATTTTAACAGCGTTTTGGAAAAGTTAAAAGAAATTGGTGCTGAAAAAGTAATGATAGAACACCAGAAAGATACCTATTTTAACAACCCTGAGTACAGGGACTTTGAAAAAAGTGATGAAGCACTGCGAATAAGGAATACTACTATAAATAACGAAAAATCTGAGATAATCCTTACATACAAAGGCCCTAAACTGGATGATGTAAGTAAAACACGTAAAGAAATAGAAGTTAACGTAGAAGACTCCAAAAATGCTGGTTTAATCTTAGAAAATCTTGGATTTAAACCCGCTGCAGATGTAGAAAAAGAAAGAACCACATATTCATTCCAGGAATTTAGCATATCACTTGATAAAGTCCACAAAGTTGGAAGCTTTGTTGAAATAGAAAAAGGGATGGTTGAAGGGGAAGATTTTAAAGAAGCAATTGATAAAATATTTCACATATATAAAAAACTCGGAATTGAAGACGGATTCGAACGAAGATCATATTTGGAGCTTATAGGAGTTTATAAAGATTGA